Proteins encoded in a region of the Syngnathus typhle isolate RoL2023-S1 ecotype Sweden linkage group LG20, RoL_Styp_1.0, whole genome shotgun sequence genome:
- the fbxl6 gene encoding F-box/LRR-repeat protein 6, translating into MMASAEGAVEDVVASLSTQENQEPNPTNASQKRNTTKLKKEKVKKKRTNVKKKRTNVKRMEQPRYTVHEGEDMLLVISSTTSPDRSTTWVPKIKRKKGGEKKNVEKEETPPVIAAKPHDRRWGQNLPEEVLVNIFKMVVNEDGAVPFLCRVGRVCRLWNIAAATPILWRKVSVGHCWIAPGEHQNPERRRRIKNTFDWLTRSRFSQLRDFSLHHWTENVDYAVDVVSQFCSHLSSLTLSYCTGLTEAAFQSLGLHGHSLRSLNLQYTKFQEAGLLTYLNDHGAQIQQIRFTHRPKCDRLSFISRGCCPNLEMLEVNTKLDSQDNEVTVCIQALQRACPKLKTFRMLNVCPVFKNTNSSNGAESSPGFPLLEELCIATASYTYINDKQLRDVLFGSPRLRVLDLRGCSRITSAGLEALPCLELECLFWAQYFSSHMGTLSLNTGLHALTQKWSHTLRQLDVANQPFSQEDVEAAMFHLAQANHTDTLRSLNLSGTKITAGALRLLIGQTSALDYLNLSSCRDLPRGVKRIYRGQAEIRQLLEKLECSQTSVFDHNPFEK; encoded by the exons ATGATGGCGTCTGCTGAAGGCGCTGTTGAAGATGTTGTGGCTTCCCTATCCACTCAGGAAAATCAAGAACCGAATCCGACAAATGCTTCACAAAAGAGAAACACCACTAagctcaaaaaagaaaaagtaaaaaagaaaaggaccaacgtgaaaaagaaaaggaccAACGTGAAGAGAATGGAGCAGCCCAGATACACGGTCCACGAGGGCGAGGACATGCTCCTCGTCATATCCAGCACCACTTCGCCGGACCGTAGCACCACATGGGTCCCCAAGATAAAGAGGAAAAAGGGAGGAGAGAAAAAGAATGTCGAAAAAGAGGAGACGCCGCCTGTGATTGCGGCGAAGCCACACGACCGCAGATGGGGGCAAAATCTTCCTGAGGAGGTTCTGGTTAATATTTTCAAGATGGTGGTCAATGAAGATGGTGCTGTGCCCTTTCTGTGCAG GGTGGGAAGGGTGTGCCGCTTGTGGAACATCGCCGCCGCCACTCCTATTCTGTGGCGGAAAGTCTCCGTCGGTCACTGCTGGATCGCGCCGGGCGAACATCAGAACCCAGAAAGACGGAGACGGATTAAAAACACATTCGACTGGTTAACGCGGAGCAG atTCTCTCAGCTACGGGATTTCTCCCTCCATCATTGGACTGAGAATGTGGACTATGCAGTCGAT GTTGTGTCGCAGTTCTGCTCTCACCTGAGCTCGCTCACGCTCTCCTACTGTACTGGCCTAACGGAGGCGGCGTTCCAGAGTTTGGGCCTGCACGGCCACTCACTGCGTAGCTTAAACCTACAGTACACGAAG TTTCAAGAGGCTGGTCTTCTCACTTACCTGAATGATCACGGCGCACAAATCCAGCAGATTAGATTCACCCACAGACCAAAGTGTGACCGACTTTCCTTCATCTCT AGGGGATGCTGTCCCAATTTGGAGATGCTGGAGGTTAACACAAAGCTGGACAGTCAAGACAACGAAGTGACTGTTTGTATCCAAGCGCTACAGAGAGCTTGCCCTAAACTTAAG ACGTTCCGGATGCTGAACGTCTGCCCGGTGTTCAAGAATACTAATAGTAGTAATGGTGCTGAATCATCTCCTGGCTTCCCTCTACTGGAGGAGCTGTGTATTGCCACTGCCTCGTACACCTACATAAACGACAAACAGTTGCGGGACGTACTCTTTGGCTCCCCCCGGCTGCGGGTGCTGGACCTGCGTGGCTGCTCACGCATTACATCTGCGGGCCTGGAGGCTTTACCTTGTCTTG AACTGGAGTGCCTCTTCTGGGCTCAGTATTTCAGCAGCCACATGGGCACATTGTCCCTGAATACGGGCCTCCATGCCCTGACGCAGAAGTGGAGTCACACGTTGCGGCAGCTGGATGTGGCCAATCAGCCTTTTTCTCAGGAGGACGTGGAGGCGGCCATGTTTCACCTGGCCCAGGCCAACCACACAGACACCCTGCGGTCACTCAACCTGAGCGGGACCAAAATCACAGCAGGGGCCCTGAG GCTTCTCATCGGCCAAACATCAGCACTAGACTACCTCAACCTGTCCTCCTGTCGGGATCTACCCAGAGGGGTAAAACGGATTTATCGCGGACAAGCGGAAATTCGGCAGTTGCTGGAAAAATTGGAatgcagtcaaacctcggttttcgaccacaatccgttcgagaagtga
- the LOC133144876 gene encoding uncharacterized protein LOC133144876, which translates to MLAMESGGNFSLSGKAVIIEANLRDDYYWKLVADFIGPQMGESLDLDRDLCKNRFLIQSGLMREDNNFPWISIIDWLKKIFPAYHSADFRCLIERGIAATLSLAGEARRVFLDSYVNFNFVGPICDSIGVERDHLLKMKDFSERAQSIEVTNGLIMELNNFVMREKVSPINLVTWLRNFNPQYCKDGNIQKAYSVLKLKLKKLKMCHLSSQTRSHRRNFVMENWLQSPFELVKSKDYHKTFVKKCIQSPPDEKVLCKEECDVYEISPSVESEQNSSLRVVRKDVPVCCGGDANNDKVLPSLLDVAMLSVQKLSSIHGGQTKNCKKISSDLLRNQYALTCKKHPAMVDFEKTLNSVGEQASLAPPVVFLHHNANFLVDVHETVEQQLMAFENEITQSRGDKLGRDGNPLFKKVLSFSESATSRFIHMATDMLIPGKGALLSYKKHWMAFCAEKQNASRLVRKPSTRFSSYFEAAAGLTHHHNEVALFFSDMLALTNEQSPNVLLESVVADSSDSVIQSIVCVLAIIYCKVVGPYWQLLTSTGEYSLFSQYLLCLYQKCLEWSKDPSTLMVPEKVTNVFLQLALQDQLYPGVYHYCDDLHTNRDLIRVCLKRMIKVITGVAEKHLMDFLPGGRYAKVLSADLNIKLLSCKFYILMAEYPYSQSQKQKRCSAHSDSSEDLSSSDSEEPSSQQALNTDGGAQWAKGRGRTKMAKRSVNVYPECMDLDYISAIVDRNGGACRTQQDVDKLMLRLANENRKTKREAVRCEIAYQKMVLGNTDPMLNFNFRNVTEMVMKLKLSLPRVKPGYSIVLAPRKTAVMKRVHQRVADDSQAIPSPKETSGPNIVQES; encoded by the exons ATG CTGGCAATGGAATCTGGAGGCAATTTCTCTCTTTCTGGGAAAGCAGTTATAATTGAAGCAAATCTGA GAGATGATTATTATTGGAAGTTGGTGGCAGACTTCATTGGCCCTCAAATGGGGGAAAGCTTGGATCTTGACAGAGACCTTTGCAAGAACAGATTCCTCATTCAAAGTGGACTCATGAGAGAGGACAATAACTTCCCGTGGATTTCCATCATCGATTGGCTGAAGAAGATTTTCCCAGCTTACCATTCGGCGGACTTTCGGTGCTTGATTGAAAGAGGCATCGCCGCCACCTTGAGCTTGGCGGGCGAGGCCAGGCGTGTTTTTCTGGACTCGTATGTCAACTTTAACTTTGTGGGCCCAATATGTGATAGTATCGGTGTCGAACGAGACCaccttttaaaaatgaaagacTTTTCTGAGCGCGCGCAGTCCATTGAGGTCACCAACGGTTTAATTATGGAGCTGAACAACTTTGTGATGAGGGAAAAGGTTTCCCCCATCAACTTGGTCACCTGGCTGAGGAACTTCAACCCGCAATACTGCAAAGATGGCAACATTCAAAAAGCCTACAGTGTTCTGAAGCTTAAGCTCAAAAAGTTAAAGATGTGCCACCTCAGTTCTCAAACGAGAAGTCACAGGCGGAACTTTGTGATGGAGAACTGGCTTCAAAGTCCGTTTGAGCTGGTAAAGTCCAAAGACTACCACAAGACCTTTGTCAAAAAGTGCATCCAGTCACCTCCCGACGAAAAAGTGTTGTGCAAGGAGGAATGCGACGTCTACGAAATTTCTCCCAGTGTGGAGTCCGAGCAAAATTCTTCACTTCGAGTCGTCAGGAAAGACGTGCCGGTCTGCTGTGGCGGCGACGCCAACAACGACAAAGTGTTGCCGTCTCTCCTGGACGTGGCCATGTTGTCTGTCCAGAAGCTGTCGAGCATACACGGCGGGCAAACCAAAAATTGCAAAAAGATTTCCTCGGACCTCCTCAGAAATCAATATGCGTTAACGTGCAAGAAGCACCCCGCCATGGTGGACTTTGAGAAAACACTTAACTCGGTCGGCGAGCAGGCCTCGCTGGCCCCCCCGGTGGTCTTCCTGCACCACAACGCCAACTTCTTGGTGGATGTACACGAGACGGTGGAGCAGCAACTCATGGCTTTCGAGAACGAGATCACCCAGTCGCGGGGTGACAAGTTGGGCCGGGACGGGAACCCTCTTTTTAAGAAGGTGCTCAGCTTCAGCGAGAGCGCCACCTCCCGCTTCATCCACATGGCCACGGACATGCTGATCCCCGGCAAGGGAGCTTTGCTGAGCTACAAGAAACACTGGATGGCCTTCTGCGCGGAGAAGCAAAACGCATCCAGGCTCGTCAGAAAGCCGTCGACGCGGTTTAGCAGTTACTTTGAGGCGGCCGCAGGCCTCACTCACCATCACAACGAGGTGGCGCTCTTCTTCTCCGACATGCTGGCACTCACCAACGAACAGAGCCCCAACGTTCTACTGGAGAGCGTGGTCGCCGACTCCAGCGATTCTGTCATCCAGAGCATTGTGTGCGTTCTCGCAATCATCTACTGCAAAGTGGTGGGGCCCTACTGGCAGCTTCTAACCAGCACAGGTGAGTATTCCCTCTTCAGCCAGTACCTACTCTGCCTCTACCAGAAGTGTCTCGAATGGTCCAAAGACCCGTCCACTCTGATGGTGCCCGAGAAGGTCACCAATGTCTTCCTGCAGCTTGCGCTGCAAGACCAGCTCTACCCCGGTGTGTACCACTACTGTGACGATTTGCACACCAACAGGGACCTCATCAGGGTCTGCTTGAAAAGGATGATCAAGGTGATTACTGGCGTCGCTGAAAAGCACCTGATGGACTTCCTGCCGGGAGGCCGTTATGCCAAAGTGCTGTCGGCCGATTTGAACATAAAGCTGCTGAGCTGCAAGTTCTACATCCTGATGGCCGAATATCCCTACAGCCAGTCGCAAAAACAGAAACGATGCTCCGCGCATTCGGACAGCTCGGAGGACTTGAGCTCATCTGACTCTGAAGAGCCTTCCAGCCAGCAAGCTCTCAACACTGACGGCGGAGCACAATGGGCCAAAGGTCGGGGACGGACGAAGATGGCTAAACGTTCAGTGAACGTCTATCCAGAGTGCATGGACTTGGACTACATCAGCGCCATCGTGGATCGGAACGGGGGGGCGTGCCGCACCCAGCAGGACGTGGACAAGCTGATGCTGCGCTTGGCCAACGAGAACAGGAAGACAAAGCGAGAGGCCGTCCGCTGTGAGATTGCATACCAGAAAATGGTGCTGGGCAACACGGACCCCATGCTCAATTTCAATTTCCGGAACGTCACTGAAATGGTGATGAAGCTAAAGCTCTCACTGCCCCGCGTCAAGCCGGGCTACTCCATTGTGTTGGCGCCACGCAAGACCGCCGTGATGAAGCGTGTGCATCAGAGAGTGGCGGACGATTCCCAAGCCATCCCAAGCCCGAAGGAAACCAGCGGGCCTAACATTGTCCAAGAATCGTGA
- the si:ch73-196l6.5 gene encoding riboflavin transporter 2, whose protein sequence is MSALTHLLACLFGMGSWVAINGLWVELPVILSQIPEGWYLPSYLSVLIQMANVGPLFVTLMHRFRPGVLSETAVIYVIVSLGAAATFLLGFFWKETVVVAGAPRSVALLSLAFFLATVDCTSSVTFLPFMMRLKPQYLTTYYIGEGVSGLLPALVALVQGVGVVHCIDDASNQNATDSLPTLRAQRQPANFSAEVFFFFLSAMMLLCLLAFLLLNHHPAVAREKTKSQYATEVKDKTWVAKSAATEPRRAPRQKSRFGLGTYSRMQVLYIFVVLAWANALTNAVLPSVQSYSCIPYGNTAYHLSATMSAAANPLACFVATFFPLRSLWLMGALTLVGSGVGAFIMSMAALSPCPLLVNDTWGGIVMVLAWIIFVLTLSYVKVIIGVILRDEGHSALVWCGAVVQLGSLLGAITMFPMVSVYNLFASGDPCNTRCP, encoded by the exons ATGTCCGCGCTCACCCACTTGCTGGCATGCCTTTTCGGCATGGGGTCCTGGGTGGCCATCAACGGTCTGTGGGTGGAGCTTCCCGTGATCCTCTCCCAGATTCCAGAGGGCTGGTACCTGCCCTCGTACCTCTCAGTTCTCATCCAGATGGCCAACGTGGGGCCGCTCTTCGTCACCCTGATGCACCGTTTCAGACCGGGAGTCCTTAGCGAGACGGCGGTGATTTACGTCATCGTCTCCTTGGGTGCGGCGGCCACTTTCCTGTTGGGTTTCTTCTGGAAGGAGACGGTGGTTGTGGCAGGGGCGCCTCGCAGCGTGGCCTTGCTCAGCCTCGCCTTCTTCCTCGCCACGGTGGACTGCACCTCCTCGGTGACCTTCCTTCCCTTCATGATGCGCCTCAAGCCCCAGTACCTGACAACTTACTATATCGGCGAGGGCGTGAGCGGCCTGCTGCCGGCGCTCGTGGCGCTCGTCCAGGGCGTCGGCGTGGTCCACTGCATAGACGACGCCTCCAACCAAAACGCAACAGACAGTTTACCCACGTTGCGTGCTCAACGGCAGCCGGCTAACTTCTCAGCGGAGgtgttcttcttcttcctgaGTGCCATGATGCTGCTGTGCCTGCTGGCCTTCCTTCTGCTCAACCATCACCCCGCCGTTGCCAGGGAGAAGACCAAAAGCCAATACGCCACTGAGGTCAAGGACAAGACCTGGGTGGCAAAAAGCGCCGCAACGGAGCCGCGCAGAGCCCCAAGACAGAAAAGTAGATTTGGCCTCGGTACTTACAGCCGGATGCAGGTGTTGTACATCTTTGTAGTCCTGGCGTGGGCCAACGCTCTAACCAACGCGGTGCTTCCGTCGGTGCAGTCGTACTCTTGCATACCGTACGGAAACACCGCCTACCACCTGTCTGCCACCATGTCGGCGGCGGCCAACCCTCTGGCCTGCTTCGTTGCCACCTTTTTCCCTTTAAG ATCTTTGTGGCTGATGGGGGCGCTCACATTGGTGGGCAGCGGCGTGGGGGCTTTTATAATGAGCATGGCTGCCCTGAGCCCGTGTCCTCTGCTCGTGAACGACACCTGGGGCGGCATCGTCATG GTGCTGGCGTGGATCATCTTCGTCCTCACTCTGTCCTACGTCAAGGTGATCATCGGTGTGATCCTTCGTGACGAGGGCCATAGCGCCCTCGTGTGGTGTGGGGCGGTGGTGCAGCTGGGCTCCCTGCTGGGCGCCATCACCATGTTCCCTATGGTCAGCGTTTACAACCTTTTTGCATCAGGCGACCCTTGCAACACCCGATGTCCCTAA
- the slc52a2 gene encoding solute carrier family 52, riboflavin transporter, member 2, which translates to MSAGWWSSDAVTHGLMALFAMGSWISVNSLWVELPVIVSVLPEGWNLPAYLSVLIALGNIGPVTVTVTHHCAPGRLNERLVIHCIQALALVAAALLAIFWARTTMVAGQLHSLPFLLLTFVLSLVCCTSNVTFLPFMFRYPPQYIRTFFVGQGLSALFPCVVALGQGVGQLECPVVNGTVQPRYLKENFPAQNFFWFLFVMLSVSALSFLALTCRPMALKGAALPPSDASRGSYASIETAGKSGGDEVNPIQNGSSPSSREDLRQEEAPPAAPFWTLHNGYLLALLAVSNALTNGVLPSVQSFTCLPYSTMTFHLSVVLGNIANPLACFLAMFVILRSFPRLGVLSLAGGVFAVYLLVLASRSPCPPLQGTTAGVVLVVASWILFTGLFSYLKVVIGTLLHEAGHAGLLWCGIAIQVGSLAGALAMFPLVNIYDVFQRGQDCVDACH; encoded by the exons ATGTCGGCCGGCTGGTGGAGCAGCGATGCGGTGACCCACGGCCTTATGGCGCTGTTCGCAATGGGCTCGTGGATTTCCGTCAACAGTTTGTGGGTCGAGCTCCCGGTCATCGTAAGCGTGCTGCCCGAAG GTTGGAATTTGCCGGCCTATCTCTCAGTCTTGATTGCGTTGGGCAACATTGGTCCAGTGACGGTAACCGTGACGCATCACTGCGCGCCAGGCCGCCTCAATGAGCGCCTGGTCATCCACTGCATCCAGGCGCTGGCGCTAGTGGCGGCGGCGCTGCTCGCCATCTTCTGGGCGCGCACCACGATGGTGGCAGGACAGCTGCACTCGCTGCCCTTCCTGCTTCTCACCTTCGTGCTGTCGCTCGTGTGCTGCACGTCCAACGTCACATTCCTGCCCTTCATGTTCCGCTACCCGCCGCAGTACATCCGCACTTTCTTCGTCGGGCAAGGCCTGAGTGCGTTGTTCCCGTGCGTGGTGGCGCTGGGGCAGGGCGTGGGCCAACTGGAGTGCCCCGTCGTCAATGGCACCGTGCAGCCGCGCTACCTCAAGGAGAACTTCCCGGCGCAGAACTTCTTCTGGTTCTTGTTCGTCATGCTGTCGGTTTCCGCGCTGAGCTTCCTGGCGTTGACGTGCCGACCGATGGCGTTGAAAGGAGCTGCGCTGCCCCCATCGGACGCCTCACGGGGTTCCTACGCAAGTATTGAAA CAGCGGGCAAGAGCGGGGGCGATGAGGTGAACCCGATCCAGAACGGCAGCTCGCCGTCATCCCGGGAGGACTTGCGCCAAGAGGAGGCACCGCCCGCTGCGCCGTTTTGGACGCTGCACAACGGCTACCTCCTGGCGCTGCTGGCCGTCTCCAACGCGCTCACCAACGGCGTCCTGCCGTCCGTCCAGAGCTTCACCTGTTTGCCTTACAGCACCATGACCTTCCACCTCTCGGTGGTCCTCGGCAACATCGCCAACCCCCTGGCCTGCTTTCTGGCCATGTTCGTCATTCTAAG GTCCTTTCCGCGTCTGGGTGTCTTGTCTTTAGCGGGCGGGGTCTTCGCGGTCTACCTGTTGGTTCTGGCTTCCCGCAGTCCGTGTCCACCTCTGCAGGGGACGACAGCCGGTGTGGTCTTAGTG GTGGCCTCTTGGATCCTGTTCACAGGCCTCTTCTCCTACTTGAAGGTGGTGATCGGCACGCTGCTGCATGAAGCGGGCCACGCCGGCCTGCTGTGGTGCGGCATCGCCATCCAAGTGGGCTCGCTGGCAGGCGCTCTCGCCATGTTCCCCCTAGTCAACATTTATGACGTCTTTCAGCGGGGGCAGGACTGTGTCGACGCATGCCATTAA